From the Daucus carota subsp. sativus chromosome 8, DH1 v3.0, whole genome shotgun sequence genome, one window contains:
- the LOC108198111 gene encoding uncharacterized protein LOC108198111, whose translation MAEPPLLSKPVDGETLYVYLAVSEKALSAVLVREDRKIQKPVYNVSKIFHGAELNYSVIEKFALAVITASIKLRPYFQAHKIEVLTDQPLRNIMHSPKASGRLIKWAVELGEFEIQYKPRVAIKAQALADFLVECTIDNKEVGGQESMVKKPKEEEKPKDGAGLVLRSPDGFTVEYAIKLDFPTTNNEAEYEALIAGLGLARTLRVKNLKVCGDSRLVVSQVNGEFEAREETMLKYLRIVKAQMTQFKECLVEHIPREENTKADALSQFASSENEVCSGSVYYQVLKTPSINAKLVAPIDTGATWIDEVKTYLETGHLPPDAGEARKLQVRALKYALIEGILYKKSCVIPYLKCLRPDEAREALKEVHEGICGQHLGGRALAHKITRLGFFWPNMLKDAKDYVKR comes from the exons atggcagagccaccactcttatcaaaGCCCGTGGATGGAGAAACATTATATGTCTACTTGGCTGTCTCTGAGAAAGCACTGAGTGCGGTCTTGGTTCGTGAGGAtcgaaaaatccagaaacccgTCTACAATGTTAGTAAGATTTttcatggagcggagctcaactATTCTGTGATTGAGAAGTTTGCCTTAGCCGTGATTACAGCTTCAATAAAGCTGAGGCCTTACTTCCAGGCTCACAAAAttgaagtcttgacagaccagCCCCTTAGGAacataatgcatagcccgaaggctagtgggagattaatcaaatgggcagtagagcttggggaatttgaaattcaatacaaaccacgggtggcaatcaaggctcaagctctagctgacttcctcgttgaatgcaccattgacAACAAGGAAGTCGGAGGGCAGGAGAGTATGGTAAAGAaacccaaagaagaggagaaacctaaaga tgggGCAGGGCTGGTGCTCCGAAGCCCGGATGGCTTCACAGTCGAGTACGCGATCAAGTTAGACTTCCcaactaccaacaatgaagctgagTATGAGGCCCTTATAGCTGGATTGGGATTGGCGAGAACCCTGAGGGTTAAAAACCTGAAAGTATGTGGGGATTCAAGACTTGTGGTGTCACAGGTTAATGGAGAATTTGAGGCACGAGAAGAAACAATGCTGAAATACTTAAGGATTGTGAAAGCCCAGATGACGCAATTTAAAGAATGTTTGGTAGAACATATACCTAGGGAAGAGAATAcaaaggctgatgccttatcccAGTTTGCATCCTCAGAGAATGAGGTGTGCTCGGGAAGTGTTTACTATCAGGTTTTGAAAACCCCAAGTATCAATGCCAAGCTGGTAGCCCCAATTGACACGGGGGCCACTTGGATCGATGAGGTCAAAACGTATCTCGAGACTGGACATCTACCACCTGATGCTGGGGAAGCACGAAAACTACAAGTAAGAGCTTTAAAGTATGCACTCATTGAAGGGATTCTCTATAAGAAATCTTGTGTTATACCTTATTTGAAGTGTTTAAGGCCGGATGAGGCCCGGGAAGCCCTGAAAGAGGTccatgaaggaatctgtggcCAGCACCTAGGCGGGAGAGCCTTGGCTCACAAAATTACTCGTCTTGGGTTCTTTTGGCCAAATATGCTGAAGGATGCGAAGGATTATGTTAAGAGATGA
- the LOC108198889 gene encoding transcription factor MYB1, whose amino-acid sequence MGRRPCCSKVGMKTGAWTAAEDKLLSDYILLHGEGGWRNLPKTAGLKRCGKSCRLRWLNYLRPDIKRGNISDDEEDLIIRLHKLLGNRWSLIAGRLPGRTDNEIKNYWNTTLRKKTHGNHTTLASSSKAHTKQCNKKKMNKKVDKVDLFPQNVESSNVCDHVKALNCSDQFPGSADENSNHVPIDLVPADTDLGDISLTELLDYDLSGSLGTESHIEYEMEHMPSWVFSHDKTDLEEFWSVDEQNLYSNLNLYSADCVGDWLFV is encoded by the exons ATGGGAAGGAGGCCTTGCTGTTCCAAAGTGGGGATGAAGACAGGAGCTTGGACCGCCGCTGAAGACAAACTTCTCTCTGATTACATTCTTCTCCATGGCGAAGGCGGATGGCGTAACCTTCCCAAAACAGCTG GTTTAAAGAGATGCGGGAAGAGTTGCAGACTGAGATGGTTGAACTATTTGAGACCGGATATCAAGAGAGGTAACATctctgatgatgaagaagacctCATCATTCGACTTCACAAGCTTCTCGGTAACAG ATGGTCGCTAATAGCGGGGAGACTCCCTGGCCGAACAGATAATGAAATCAAGAACTACTGGAACACAACTTTACGAAAAAAGACACATGGGAATCACACTACATTGGCTTCTTCTTCTAAGGCCCATACAAAACAATGTAACAAAAAGAAGATGAATAAAAAGGTCGACAAAGTTGACTTGTTTCCGCAGAATGTTGAGTCCAGTAATGTATGTGATCATGTTAAGGCTTTAAATTGCAGTGATCAGTTCCCAGGCTCCGCAgatgaaaatagtaatcatgTTCCGATAGACCTTGTGCCTGCTGACACTGACTTGGGTGACATATCCTTAACGGAGCTGTTGGATTACGATCTTTCGGGTTCATTAGGCACTGAAAGTCATATTGAATATGAGATGGAACATATGCCAAGCTGGGTCTTTTCGCATGACAAGACTGATCTGGAGGAGTTTTGGAGTGTAGATGAACAAAATTTGTATTCGAATCTCAACCTTTACTCTGCTGATTGTGTTGGAGATTGGTTATTCGTCTAA